The following coding sequences lie in one Glycine max cultivar Williams 82 chromosome 19, Glycine_max_v4.0, whole genome shotgun sequence genomic window:
- the LOC100806650 gene encoding protein NSP-INTERACTING KINASE 1 — MGKPRREDVLCFVLFFWFCSFSNALLSPKGVNFEVLALMGIKASLVDPHGILDNWDEDAVDPCSWNMVTCSPENLVISLGIPSQNLSGTLSPSIGNLTNLQTVVLQNNNITGPIPSEIGKLSKLQTLDLSDNFFSGEIPPSMGHLRSLQYLRLNNNSFDGQCPESLANMAQLAFLDLSYNNLSGPIPKMLAKSFSIVGNPLVCATEKEKNCHGMTLMPMSMNLNDTEHALPSGRKKAHKMAIAFGLILGCLSLIVLGVGLVLWRRHKHKQQAFFDVKDRHHEEVYLGNLKRFHLRELQIATNNFSNKNILGKGGFGNVYKGILPDGTLVAVKRLKDGNAIGGDIQFQTEVEMISLAVHRNLLKLYGFCMTPTERLLVYPYMSNGSVASRLKGKPVLDWGTRKQIALGAARGLLYLHEQCDPKIIHRDVKAANILLDDYCEAVVGDFGLAKLLDHQDSHVTTAVRGTVGHIAPEYLSTGQSSEKTDVFGFGILLLELITGQRALEFGKAANQKGAMLDWVRKLHQEKKLELLVDKDLKTNYDRIELEEIVQVALLCTQYLPGHRPKMSEVVRMLEGDGLAEKWEASQSADTTKCKPQELSSSDRYSDLTDDSSLLVQAMELSGPR; from the exons atggggaaaccaagaagagaAGATGTTCTTTGTTTTGTGCTTTTTTTCTGGTTTTGTAGCTTTTCCAATGCCTTGCTTTCTCCAAAGGGTGTGAACTTTGAAG TGCTAGCTTTAATGGGCATAAAAGCTTCTCTTGTGGATCCTCATGGTATTCTAGATAATTGGGATGAGGATGCAGTTGATCCATGCAGCTGGAACATGGTCACATGTTCCCCTGAGAATCTTGTTATTAGCCT GGGCATTCCCAGTCAAAATTTGTCTGGCACACTATCTCCAAGCATTGGAAACCTAACAAATCTTCAGACTGT GGTGCTACAGAATAACAACATAACTGGACCAATCCCTTCAGAGATAGGAAAACTTTCCAAGCTCCAAACTCTTGATCTCTCTGATAACTTCTTCAGCGGGGAAATTCCCCCCTCTATGGGTCACCTGAGAAGCCTCCAATACTT AAGGCTTAATAATAACAGTTTTGATGGACAATGCCCAGAGTCACTAGCTAACATGGCACAGCTTGCTTTCCT TGACTTGTCCTACAACAATTTGAGTGGCCCTATACCTAAAATGTTGGCCAAATCATTCAG TATTGTAGGAAACCCCCTCGTTTGCgctacagaaaaagaaaaaaattgccaTGGGATGACACTTATGCCTATGTCAATGAACTTGAACGATACTGAGC ATGCTTTGCCATCAGGCAGAAAAAAGGCTCACAAAATGGCCATAGCCTTTGGTTTAATTTTGGGATGCCTCAGCTTGATAGTTCTTGGTGTTGGACTTGTTTTATGGAGGAGGCACAAGCATAAACAACAGGCATTCTTTGATGTTAAAG ACCGGCATCATGAAGAAGTCTACCTTGGAAACTTGAAGAGGTTCCATTTAAGAGAACTTCAGATTGCTACTAACAACTTCAGCAACAAAAACATTCTTGGAAAGGGTGGTTTTGGAAATGTCTACAAAGGAATTCTCCCAGATGGCACTCTAGTAGCAGTCAAGAGGCTTAAAGATGGCAATGCCATTGGAGGAGATATACAATTTCAGACTGAAGTTGAAATGATCAGCTTGGCAGTGCACAGAAACCTCCTCAAACTGTATGGATTTTGCATGACACCAACCGAAAGGCTTTTGGTTTATCCTTACATGTCCAATGGCAGTGTTGCTTCTAGGCTCAAGG GTAAGCCAGTGTTGGACTGGGGCACAAGGAAGCAAATTGCCTTAGGAGCAGCAAGGGGACTACTATACCTTCATGAGCAGTGTGATCCAAAGATAATCCATAGAGATGTGAAGGCTGCAAACATATTGCTTGATGACTATTGTGAGGCAGTGGTAGGAGATTTTGGATTGGCAAAGCTTTTAGATCACCAAGATTCACATGTCACAACTGCAGTGAGGGGCACAGTGGGGCATATTGCACCAGAGTACCTTTCCACAGGGCAATCTTCTGAAAAGACTGATGTATTTGGATTTGGTATACTGCTTCTTGAATTGATCACTGGCCAAAGGGCTCTAGAATTTGGAAAAGCAGCCAACCAAAAAGGAGCCATGCTTGATTGG GTAAGGAAACTACATCAAGAGAAGAAGCTTGAGTTGCTTGTTGACAAGGATCTCAAGACTAACTATGACAGAATTGAGCTTGAGGAAATAGTTCAAGTGGCACTCTTGTGCACACAATATCTTCCGGGCCACAGGCCCAAAATGTCCGAAGTTGTACGCATGCTTGAAGGTGATGGGCTTGCAGAGAAATGGGAAGCCTCACAAAGTGCTGACACTACCAAGTGCAAACCACAAGAACTCTCTTCATCAGATAGGTATTCTGACCTCACTGATGACTCTTCTTTGTTAGTCCAAGCCATGGAACTCTCAGGCCCTAGGTGA